From a single Saimiri boliviensis isolate mSaiBol1 chromosome 7, mSaiBol1.pri, whole genome shotgun sequence genomic region:
- the LY6S gene encoding lymphocyte antigen 6S — protein MRSLHAVKTLSLLVAVLSMERAQGLCCYKCWAVLEGDCCSVTLCPFPDRVCISQKVNVFCNKVRKENKLCLPSCPKNDIGFQTWKFLSIFMNAKISWCEEDLCNAAVLVAISPWALCVEHLLSLGSVFLWALL, from the coding sequence ATGCGTAGTCTCCATGCCGTGAAGACTTTGTCCCTGCTGGTGGCTGTGCTAAGCATGGAGAGAGCTCAGGGTCTGTGCTGCTACAAGTGCTGGGCAGTCTTGGAAGGGGACTGCTGCAGTGTGACCTTGTGCCCCTTCCCAGATAGGGTCTGTATCTCCCAGAAAGTGAATGTCTTTTGCAATAAAGTGAGAAAGGAgaacaagctctgcctcccatccTGCCCAAAGAATGACATCGGATTCCAGACATGGAAATTTCTAAGCATCTTCATGAACGCCAAGATCTCCTGGTGCGAGGAAGACCTCTGCAATGCAGCGGTCCTGGTGGCCATTAGCCCCTGGGCCCTGTGTGTGGAGCACCTGCTCAGCCTGGGGTCGGTCTTCCTCTGGGCCCTGCTGTGA